The Juglans regia cultivar Chandler chromosome 10, Walnut 2.0, whole genome shotgun sequence genome includes the window TACCTGCCAATAATGAGAAAAAACTGCAAGCAGCAGTTGCTCACCAACCAGTATCTGTAGCTGTAGATGCTTCTAGTCCGGAATTTCAATTCTATTCTAAAGGTATATTTAGTGGCCACTGTGGAACTGAACTTGATCATGGAGTCGCAGCAGTTGGctatggagaagaaggtggTAACAAGTACTGGCTGGTGAAGAATTCATGGGGCACTGGCTGGGGTGAATCTGGTTATATAAAGTTGAGGCGTGATCTAAAAAATAAGCATGGTACTTGCGGCATTGCCATGGAGGCTAGCTACCCTCTTAAGAAATGAGCAATCTTGTTTGTTAAATTTGGCATTTTGTGTATGCAGAACAACAGGAAGTTagcttatcaagttaatcttgtgtaGCAAGTTTATGTaaacttcaaataaaagatgaaataagCTAAAACCTTGTCACATATATACGAAACTGGAAAAAGGGACTTAATCATTGTTCACAGAGCTTGTCAAGAACAAATTTTAATCCTACTTACAGATCATAACCTGGAAACAGTCAATGACTTTATAGTTTTGTTATCGGAATCTTCAATTTTACcttctttagttttttaatttccatTCATGTTGAGATCTATTTTCATCAACCTTAAATTAGCCATTTCATGCAGATTATGGTAACCATATGAAGTTTCTACCGCAGTAAGAGCTTTTCAAAGCCATACTTACTCAGTGTCATGGAGACAGTACAACCTTCAGCTAATGTTTAAAGGAATATGCCAACCCTTCTGCCTTAGACGAGGCAAATCTCGCCATTGGTGTTGCTTAAATTAATCGAGCATGTAGTCTCAATTAGGGAGGTCACAGATTGtctgaaaaagatggaaaggaCTTTTGGCATTCAACTGATTAAAATGGAAGAAGTGATTTATCAGCGACACAATGTCCAACTGAAGGTTGAACTAAGCTGGTTTCAACCTCATTGGGATGCACTAGAGAAATGAAGACACAAGGATATATTaaattcagaaaaatgaacTTCCGACGATTCTATGATTTTAAGGATCAGGAGTTCCAGGAGGCAGTTGGGTGGCCGCAGTTCGCCAAggattaatgatatattttgagaggAAAAAGGCCCCGGACAAAGTAGCCctgtgaaaaaattaaaagaacgttgaagggaagagaaaaaagaggacTGACATACAGAGAATTGGTTTAACTAATGCTGGAAGTCTGAAGACAGGATAGAAAGCAGATGGGGGAATTCAACAAATTAACAGCAGCCTTCCACTGTGTACTTTCGATTCTTAATTTCAGTAAAAAATTTCCTAATATTTTCCATAATTGATCTGTTTTTCTATTGCCAAGTTCCAAAATGTTACATGTAATGTATATTCGAAAAACAGACTTGTCCACTGTAACTGAAACAAAAAAGAGACTTGTCAACTGTAACTGCAAAGGACAATGAATTTAAGGGGGCTACTCATTCCCATAACAGTCAATCGACCATCCAAAAAACATTTCCTATGCATACCTATACATTGGCCTGCTTCCTAATCCGTGAAGGATTTAAACTCCATTCATGTATTTCTTTCATTCTGGAATATATTGCTCTAATGGTCTAGCTGGAGGAACAGAAACACAAGGACTGCTTGAGAACTCCTTCctgtttcatttttaaaaaggagTTGGGCGCAGCGAACTCCGACACTCTCTTGAGCATCAGTTGCAGGTATAAGCAGCAACATTTTCCATGGAAGGTAATGCAGCTGAGTGCCTGACAAAATAAACATTGATCCCAAAGTTCAGAAGCTAGTCACTGTTGCGAAATTTACTAGGTCCGTCCCAGATTGAGCTTTTAACTAACCCACACCCAAAGCAACTGCAACGTGCTAAGACCTTAACTCTGAGAATCTTTGCCTAACTGCACAAGCAAGCTCCCATTCCCCAATACCAGCAAGCCTCTCAACCACCTTTTGCCTGACCTTGATATGCGGTATAAGACCTCTCTCTGCCATAACCATCGCAACCTTTCCAGCCAAAATATACTCGCTACACTCCAAACAACCCTCAACGACAACCTCATAGCTGTCAAACCCAACAACAGTACCCTCTCTCTCCAAGAACTCAATCATCTCAACTGCTTTCCATATCTCTCTGTTTGCCCGCAATGCTACTGCTACCTTCACAACCGTTGCCTGCCTTGGCATCAATCCCATTTTCGCCACCATTTCCTTCAGCATATCAGTGGCATCATTAGTTTTTCTGACTGTAGACATTGCACCAATCACGATGTCATAACTCTCCAAATCAGGAACACATCCGGCCCCAACCATGCCCTTCAAAACTTTAACTGCCTCCACCAATTGATCAACACGGCAGAGAGATGATATCAGATAATTACATGTGCCACAGTCAGGACGATATCCGATTGATTGCATCTCCAATAGGATGTTAGGGACACATTCAGATTGGCATCGGCGTTCCAGCCATGCTGAGGAGAGGAGGAGATGAATTTGCGGGACAGGGATGCAGCCAGAGTAAAGCATTCTTTGAAGAATGGCAAGTGCAAGAGGGAGGGGTTTGGGGCTTTGGAGTGTGTATGAAAGAAGACATGCATAGGCTATCCGGGGACGAAAGCGAGGTCTAAGAGGGATAAAAGACTGCAAAATTTCATCAATGATTTGCATCCTGATGTTCTGAGGAAAAGTTGAGAGGAATGAGAATGGATTTGGATTCTGGACGGCTTCTTTTGAAGAAAGAAGGTCAGGAATCTTTTGGTACATTTTGACTTCAACTGCAGCTTTTAAAGCTTCTTCTACTGGTGGGAGTGAGGAGTATCGGTGAAGTGAAGTAAATCGGAAGAGACAATAATGAAAAAGAGGACCAGATCTGTAAAGTTTTGCTGCTCCAGTTATTACCATATTTGAGGTCATAGAACATCACCATCCCAGTGGGGCAGCATGTGTCACAGCATGAACCTGCAGAGTTTGGTCTTTATTAATGACAAGAGCAGGAAAAATGTATGGGATGAAGACTTGGTAAATAGAAGATAAGAAAACATACATCACATGATAAAACATTATGTTAAGCTTCTTCAAAGGGAATGTTGAAGGGTATGATTGTCACACCCTGCACCTAGGGCGAACCCTTCTAACTTGAAATCCACAATAATAAGAACTTAGATACAAAAATCCTCCAATCTTAATTATCCCAACTCCTCTTCCagagaaaataaactaaacactaataaatattataccaAAATCTAACAAAACTAGTTATGCCACATGAGACTTATCACACCTTTCTCTTCTAATCTTGTCACATGCCATCTATTCTAACTGTCACAATCATCaaattcatctgaaaaatagtgGAGATAAAcgggtaagttatcaacaacaaAGTAAGCATCAAACCTATACCAATGTGTAACCATTAGCTAGTTACAAAATGCTGAACAGaacaaagtctcaaaataacATAGCGATATTTcagaaacatatatttataataataatttatcaaaaaaatttatttgcaataaTAATATAGACAAAAGACCTTTGGCATAAGAATAACTGAAACAACATCATAACaaaacagaggccatgtttacTCCCGTGGCAGGATTGTGCAAACCTCGGCAACCAAACAGGCAAAAACAGAAATTGAAATCTCCCCCTTTTAAACTCGGCGTGCaaagtgtgcacataggaaagacctaCCAATAGAGATGTTGGTACCAGTGTAagaacagaggccacaattttacacgtGTGGTAAGGTTAGAATAGAAGCAGAAACAGAAAGTTATGCCATAGGGTTTTCAAATGCAATACCATAATAGAACAAAGTactgaatatataaatatcatatattcaCATAAAAGTTTCAGACATCATATTCACTTTTATGCAGTTGAGAACAGAGTACCAAAAATGCTCATGtgtaccagtcatgacaaaaatacttcatttttatGTTTAGAAACAAAGAATAGTGCAAAAAATAACCAAGGttgttttcataacaaaaatattcaaGTTTATCACAAAATCACCTCAGTCAGTTTTTGGCAAAGTCTAGCATTGGAGCACCGCTCCCCTGAACTGCACAACTGAATTGAGCAAAATCAATCGAACCCTAAAAGAAGTCTATACAATCTATAAGTACAAAAACTAAATAACCTAACACCTCTAAAATAAATGAGACAAAACATTTAAATAACTCCTTGACAATAACCCAATGATTGCCATTATTCTAATCCGATCACTTGCAACTTCAAGCCATAACTTCCAAGACTGGTCGGAACCACCATAATTACACATATGTCCattcaaatatttcttaaacACCTAGAAGCTACGAGTCGACCCATTTAATCAAATCTAACCACATCTCATCAAATATGTTTATAACACAGATTCCATTTCTGAACATTTTGACAAATTGCATGGTACTCTGCACAGCCCTCTATTAATTATCATCCCGACCTAATTGACAACCGATGCAAATAAGCCTATTTTTATCTTCTAGCCGACCCTTTGAACCTCCAAGCTTATTCTAGATATTTACCCCAACTCCCCAAAGCAAGGTTATAAAGTCACCGAAACACCACAATCGTACCATCATCATCGCGCCCAATTTTCTGCCTGCCCAAGACGTGCACACCCAAATTCTCTTGAAGCTAACACTCGAAACCAAACTCCAAGAAGTCAGCCCATAAACCGCCCGAAGTGACCACCATAACCTAATGCATCTAAATTACTTACCACAACCCGAGACATAACTAAATCACCAATTTCCACCTTGACCTTAAACATCCAACAAACCTCAACTTGCCGACTGGTCAAGCGCCATAACAGCAATTCTCCAACTAACAATCCAGCTTACTTCAAGAGACGGACTGCATGGTGGCGGTTGAACCCGGCGTGTCGTGCGACGTACTCCAAGTAGGCTATTGCGGAGGCTGCGGCTGACTGAAGAGGGAGGAGCTATCAGTGAGATGGACAGAAAAtaaacggagagagagagagagagagagagagagagagagagagaaggacagAGAGAGGTGGAAGGGAACTTACCGGTGTGATGAAGCTGCAACCGGAGGCTGCAAGGGACTGCGGCGTCAGAGATAGTCAACGGAAAACTCagagaggagaaagagagagagacacgaaTTTGAGAGAGAGGAACCAAGAACAGAAATATCGACGGAGCGAGACTTAAATGAGGCGGCGTGCTTGTGGTGCAAGGCTTTGGCTGCAGTGGAACAGAGGCGGACGGCGTGGGGGACGCAGCGGAGAATCACAGATGAGAGAGATGTTTGGAGGGGGGACTTAGAGTAGGTTCgaggggtgagatgagaattttgtgttttgttttgaagtttaaaatattaagttttaatattattattgttttgggatttgaaaaatgtgtattgagatttaaaaaagttgaattgtttattatattttgtatgagaatttaaaaaagatgtaatgatgagatgagatgagatgagatgagaattttgtattttgtttgaggtcccaaacctgcccttaaaaAAACATGTGATAATCAATAACTTGAACCACTATTCCAAGCATATATGAAAATGTCATAAACAAGTAAGCATGGCAAAATCATCATGtgaatccgattacaatcaagAGATTATCATCAAACAATGAGTGCATACGATAGCAACAAAAGTGTAATGTTCACACAACATATACAAACATTATCCAAAGTAGGTTGAGAATCTAATTACAGAAAATCTGATGAGTTAACAAATAGCAAgttgaaaatacaataaacaacgTTAGATGAGTACACATGAAAAACCCTAATTTGAGTGGATGCATGTGAGAGTGTGTCGTGTCTAGGGTTTACTCCCTCAGGGCTCATGAACTTCTTCTTATGTCTAGATAGGTTCCTCATGCATTCAGACTTCACTCAGGTGGCTGAACTCTATAGAGAGAAATATTCTAGTTCAAACTCAAGAGGTCGTGACCTTCTCCCCATTCAAAAGCTCATGCTCACGTGTATAGTGCTATGGGTGGATCGGTTCTTCCCTTGagatgaaaccctagcctttcCTGAATGTCCATGTACAAAAGAAAGCATGGATCACCTTCTTCACTGAAAATGGTCAcgtgtatgtatgtgtatggaTGAGGATAGGCGTATGGATCTTACCGTGAGTCTTCCTTCCTCTTGGATGGAGTCACCACTTCCTTCGTTACTCATAAGATTGTTGGATGAAGGTGGAGGGTGCGTATTTGgtatttggttggagagaaatggtgaGAAAAATTGAGAGAATGGTGAAGCCGTGTGGGAGGGGAAGTGGTACAGGAATGGGAATTCGAAATTTGTCCAAAAAGACCCTTCACCCGTCGGCTCCTCCCATTTTATAGACATCCCCTCATTCCTTGGAAATGCAAGAGACTTATACATGGGTGCCATGTGGCACCATGCTAAAAATCccttcatcttcctcatcattgAGTTGTGTTGGGAAAATCAAAAGCCTCATAGACAAGTGGTGTGAACCTCTCCATCCAAAACCCTAGCTTCCAAAAGTACCATTCCTCATGTGTCTAGGTTCAATATATCCGATggtaaaaatctcaaaacacaAACCCTCAATCATCCTTGGGAGGATGAATGGGTGCATGCTTGCTACTTGGCAAGGGTGGCAAgcaatgtgtgtgtgtgtgtgaggggTTGGCCAAAACTCCTCATTTCCTCAcaaacctcttcctcttcccaaGACTTGAGTGGCGTGTACATGTGGGTTCCCTAGGCAACCTTTCCTCTTCTCTAGGCATAGGTGGTGTGTGGGTGTTGGTTCCTTATGCGAAAGACATGTGGCATGTGGGTGTGGGGTGCGTGTCTGGGTGGCTGAATCTAGGGACTTGGTTTTTCCTTGTCCCAAGGTGCCTCTTCCACTTCTCATCATTTGTTTCTTCTAGAATACCCCATTCCAAAGGCATGTGTAACACTTGGCAAAGTGCATCTCCCTTGGCCGAAACCCTAGTCCTTGTGGGTTATGACTTTGCCCTTTGAGCTTCCCTAGGCGCCATTTCAGTCACAACCCTGCCCCAGAGTGGGCGAGATCGCAGTGGACATGCctgttctttccttttctttcttttttcttttctttttctaataatatgcGATCGGCATGAACATGACACACGTGTactctaaatttctaacttaataAAGGGAACACCTAATAGACATTCTTTTCAACATTCACCCATAAGAGACTATCAGAGTCCATacgttcataaaaacataacctaTCATCCATAGACATAActgttctagttagggaaggTCCTAAGCCTCTGTCTCTCCCTCTGCAGTAGTGCCTTGCTCCCcagccttttcatcattactaggacgtttaaaatatttaaaacaaaagtgagtcgaatacttagtaagtagtacaccatgcagtgaacatactaggcgtctattattttattttgaaaacatgcatacataaacattttgctaattcttgacaatgctttcatacataatattttaagaaataagtcatactttcatgcataaacatttaagaaataagcAAAAACTATGCTTttatgcataaacattttaagaaataactatacttttatgtttcactttctttggccggtgCACACTAttatgccccgtgtgttgggtttagcggtcttcctttggacctggattccgcctGTGGCcataggttgggaatccctttcagttagggggcagcattgggtgcactaccagtactacttacctggcattgcaatctgcccattcatttggtaccattttcattcatatggccgttacgtattttcatatattaaagcattcattcattcagtcctttcattcattcattcattcattcatgtcagtcctttcagtccatttcatttaacagttcattcatgcaAAACGTCATTTAGAAGCATGAGCttaacatcatcttttcatttaatagtACATTTATgaagaaacatcattttaaaagcatgagcttaaacatcatttttcatggcatccataaagcttcagatcatagggacaatttaacatcagttcatagggatatcttaaaatgttttcttcgcatcatttaaaccatcagttcatagggataTTTTAAAGAACTTTCTTCGCATCATTGAAAGCATAAgttcataggggcattttaaAACTCGTTTAAAACATCACTTGgagcataaggcatgagacattcattACCTTTCCTTTACATAGTGCATgagaaataacttaaaatagTCCATGGAAAgactattttaaaagcttacatgaaaagtagttaagaattcataggcttcaagcaagatttctttggttcaagctcactttgggttatggacattaggagataaaatctgGAATTCTCGACAATGGGccttaaaatagatttaatcatCTCAAGTAGGCTAAACAAGCTTAGGGAACATGCCCTTTAATAAACTTGTAgtccctcattataaaaaggtTGGCTCATCAATATTTTAgactcttgggttaggtagaatttaaccaaacgagGGACAACATAGATGGACTATTTTTATGGCATGACATGGACTTAGGAATACTTGGTTAActttgcatatcataatacctcatgcacaattaatcccttatatctaaactaactaagTTATAACCTATTCACATAAAACCTCCCATTTAAGATTAAAGTAGCATAAAGTATAGTAAAGttaaccattaagaaactttaaaatctttaaatacttAAACTTATGCTTTACCCACTTAATACCTTTTGAAAgcaagatttaaaattatagaaccaagCAAAACCTTTAAACCAAACAtctagcatcctaaaaatagattaccGACCAAATCTCAATACAAGGCACTTGATaccaacatataaaatttaaaattactttaatcatcacctatgattaaaccaagtttaataacaacatagtattttcaaaatataggaaaatacatagcaaaacaactataatactattcggtttgggccaaaaacagggtatacatatttatttgcaatatagGAATTTTACTACACCAAAACATaagctaaaacaacttaatgagcttccaaaatcacattaaaataaataagtcaaattaggattttttttccttaaactcTTAGCTCCTTTCAAGAGGTAATATAGAGGACCAAATGGTAGTATAGCCGTGTGGATGGAAAGCCAAAATAATAGAATTGTTTTAACCCCAAAATCGAAGCATTATGGGtaagaaaattgtgaaattcaaaactcatatgTAAATCATACTAGGgaataaattaaaagtatattACCTGACGAAATCCGTGCGACCTAGTGCCGCCCTGCACCACTGTGGTTGTTCCTGTGGTTACTGAAGACACCATTAGACTGAAGATTTCAAATTGCCCCCCTttgttagatgagtaaagcatagtaagggattaggtgaaattgattttctaaaagttttttttcccattgatttgatcttcgaacaatatctttcttttcctttgagtattctctttgaattaattttattttaatttacaattacaaaaatcttagtgacttttctaaataaagtcaagattagtataatttctgtatttgtcaaaagtatgttgccaatccctgaggacgatactcttcttatcattttattataaaactacgatattgtgcacttgcagttttgcaccgatcaagtttttggcgccgttgccagggattaatttcttcttatttttgccaatattgatacaaagttatcttggttttaatttaggattttattttattttattttcctttgggtGTGTTTTTGATGTTGGATGCACCATGCTAGAGCTTGTGACATTACTTTTTTTGATCCagagattgaaagaactcttagatcacaaagaaataagaaagtaCTAGCCATGGCTGACGGACAACATGATGCACTGCCACGCACCTTGAAGGATTATGTACACCCTGTTGTAAATGACAACTACTCGGGTATAAGATGCCAGACCATTAATGCCAACAACTTTGAGCTCAAACCAG containing:
- the LOC118343666 gene encoding pentatricopeptide repeat-containing protein At1g06270-like, producing MTSNMVITGAAKLYRSGPLFHYCLFRFTSLHRYSSLPPVEEALKAAVEVKMYQKIPDLLSSKEAVQNPNPFSFLSTFPQNIRMQIIDEILQSFIPLRPRFRPRIAYACLLSYTLQSPKPLPLALAILQRMLYSGCIPVPQIHLLLSSAWLERRCQSECVPNILLEMQSIGYRPDCGTCNYLISSLCRVDQLVEAVKVLKGMVGAGCVPDLESYDIVIGAMSTVRKTNDATDMLKEMVAKMGLMPRQATVVKVAVALRANREIWKAVEMIEFLEREGTVVGFDSYEVVVEGCLECSEYILAGKVAMVMAERGLIPHIKVRQKVVERLAGIGEWELACAVRQRFSELRS